The following proteins are encoded in a genomic region of Micromonospora olivasterospora:
- the pafA gene encoding Pup--protein ligase, which translates to MERRIFGLETEYGVTCTYRGQRRLSPDEVARYLFRRVVSWGRSSNVFLRNGARLYLDVGSHPEYATPECDSVVDLVAHDRAGERILEGLLVDAEKRLHDEGIAGDIYLFKNNTDSAGNSYGCHENYLVSRHGEFGRLADVLIPFLVTRQLICGAGKVLQTPRGAVYCLSQRAEHIWEGVSSATTRSRPIINTRDEPHADAERYRRLHVIVGDSNMNEVTTLLKVGSADIVLRMIEAGVVMRDLTLENPIRAIREVSHDITGRRKVRLASGKEVNALEIQQEYLAKATEFVERRGGDQTAKRVVELWGRVLRAVETGDLEPVGREIDWVSKLRLIERYQRKHDLPLSHPRVAQMDLAYHDLRRGRGLYGLLERRGEVDRVATDPEIFEAKETPPQTTRARLRGEFIRHAQEKRRDFTVDWVHLKLNDQAQRTVLCKDPFRAYDERVERLIASM; encoded by the coding sequence ATGGAGCGGCGAATCTTCGGCCTCGAGACCGAGTACGGCGTCACCTGTACCTACCGCGGGCAGCGGCGGCTGTCCCCTGACGAGGTTGCCCGGTACCTGTTCCGCCGCGTGGTGTCGTGGGGCCGGTCGAGCAACGTGTTCCTGCGCAACGGCGCCCGGCTCTACCTGGACGTCGGCTCGCATCCGGAGTACGCGACGCCGGAGTGCGACTCGGTGGTCGACCTGGTGGCGCACGACCGGGCGGGGGAGCGGATCCTGGAGGGGCTGCTCGTCGACGCGGAGAAGCGGCTGCACGACGAGGGCATTGCCGGAGATATCTACCTGTTCAAGAACAACACCGACTCGGCCGGCAACTCGTACGGCTGCCACGAGAACTACCTGGTCTCCCGGCACGGGGAGTTCGGCCGGCTGGCCGACGTGCTGATCCCGTTCCTGGTCACCCGCCAGTTGATCTGTGGGGCGGGCAAGGTGCTGCAGACCCCGCGTGGGGCGGTGTACTGCCTGTCGCAGCGGGCCGAGCACATCTGGGAGGGCGTGTCGTCGGCGACCACCCGGAGCCGGCCGATCATCAACACCCGGGACGAGCCGCACGCGGACGCGGAGCGGTACCGGCGGCTGCACGTCATCGTCGGCGACTCGAACATGAACGAGGTCACCACGCTGCTGAAGGTCGGCTCCGCCGACATCGTGCTGCGGATGATCGAGGCCGGGGTGGTGATGCGGGACCTGACGCTGGAGAATCCGATCCGGGCGATCCGCGAGGTGTCGCACGACATCACGGGCCGGCGCAAGGTGCGGCTGGCCTCCGGCAAGGAGGTCAACGCCCTGGAGATCCAGCAGGAATACCTGGCCAAGGCGACGGAGTTCGTGGAGCGCCGCGGCGGCGACCAGACCGCCAAGCGGGTGGTGGAGTTGTGGGGCCGGGTGCTGCGCGCGGTGGAGACCGGTGACCTGGAGCCGGTGGGCCGGGAGATCGACTGGGTGAGCAAGCTGCGGCTGATCGAGCGGTACCAGCGCAAGCACGACCTGCCGCTGTCGCACCCGCGGGTGGCGCAGATGGACCTGGCGTACCACGACCTGCGGCGCGGCCGGGGCCTGTACGGGCTGCTGGAGCGGCGCGGCGAGGTGGACCGGGTGGCGACCGATCCGGAGATCTTCGAGGCCAAGGAGACGCCGCCGCAGACGACGCGGGCCCGGCTGCGCGGCGAGTTCATCCGGCACGCGCAGGAGAAGCGGCGCGACTTCACGGTGGACTGGGTGCACCTGAAGCTCAACGACCAGGCGCAGCGCACCGTGCTGTGCAAGGACCCGTTCCGGGCGTACGACGAGCGGGTGGAGCGGTTGATCGCGAGTATGTGA
- a CDS encoding helix-turn-helix transcriptional regulator, whose amino-acid sequence MSRTRTERLVNLVICLLSTRRFLTAAQIAATVPGYEHDPDDTKDHEAFQRKFERDKAELRELGVPLETGTASVFDAEPGYRIAPREYALPDIPLEPDEAAAVGIAARLWQHAGLAAAASSGLAKLRAAGVDVDPQATLGLEPMVTVDPAFAPLTAAARDRREVSFDYRVPDRDAPGRRRLQPWGVVCWRGRWYVVGHDLDREAARCFRLSRVVGAVRVTGEPGGYEPPAGVDLISHVARWSGPVERTGRATVLVAPGRAAGLRRWAVGATPGPDGDRLVLPYADPEVLAGQLVGYGPDVRVLGPPEVREAVIQRLKEIAARHEELTVTGGAR is encoded by the coding sequence GTGTCGCGGACCCGTACCGAACGCCTGGTCAACCTGGTGATCTGCCTGTTGTCGACGCGACGGTTCCTGACCGCCGCGCAGATCGCCGCGACCGTGCCCGGCTACGAGCACGATCCGGACGACACGAAGGACCACGAGGCGTTCCAACGCAAGTTCGAGCGGGACAAGGCCGAGCTGCGGGAGCTGGGGGTGCCGCTGGAGACGGGGACGGCCAGCGTCTTCGACGCCGAGCCCGGCTACCGGATCGCCCCTCGGGAGTACGCGCTGCCGGACATCCCCCTCGAGCCGGACGAGGCCGCCGCGGTCGGCATCGCGGCGCGGCTGTGGCAGCACGCCGGGCTCGCCGCCGCGGCGTCGTCGGGGCTGGCGAAACTGCGCGCCGCCGGGGTGGACGTGGACCCGCAGGCCACGCTCGGTCTGGAGCCGATGGTGACGGTCGACCCGGCGTTCGCGCCGCTGACGGCCGCCGCGCGGGACCGCCGGGAGGTGAGCTTCGACTACCGGGTGCCCGACCGGGACGCCCCGGGCCGCCGCCGCCTGCAGCCGTGGGGGGTGGTGTGCTGGCGTGGCCGGTGGTATGTGGTGGGCCACGACCTCGACCGGGAGGCCGCGCGGTGCTTCCGGCTGTCGCGGGTGGTGGGCGCGGTGCGGGTCACCGGCGAGCCGGGCGGCTACGAGCCGCCGGCGGGGGTGGATCTGATCAGCCACGTCGCCCGCTGGTCGGGGCCGGTGGAGCGGACGGGGCGGGCCACCGTCCTGGTCGCGCCAGGCCGGGCGGCCGGGCTGCGCCGCTGGGCGGTGGGCGCCACGCCGGGGCCGGACGGGGACCGGCTGGTCCTGCCGTACGCGGACCCGGAGGTTCTCGCCGGCCAGCTGGTGGGGTACGGCCCGGACGTGCGGGTGCTGGGCCCGCCGGAGGTGCGCGAGGCCGTCATCCAGCGGCTGAAGGAGATCGCCGCGCGGCACGAGGAGCTGACCGTG
- a CDS encoding carboxymuconolactone decarboxylase family protein, with protein MAHIDLGLDEKAHPGINGPMRYRPETAKPLNELAEALLRAPHPTLSPGERELIAAYVSGLNECRFCCASHSAFAAAQLPAGTALVDQVHADPAGAPISGKLRALLRVAAAVREDGRKVTGELVEAARAEGATDLELHDTVLIAAAFCMYNRYVDGLATFAPDDPQGYALAAERIVRHGYGAS; from the coding sequence ATGGCGCACATCGATCTCGGCCTGGACGAGAAGGCGCATCCGGGCATCAACGGCCCGATGCGCTACCGTCCGGAGACGGCGAAGCCCCTCAACGAGCTGGCCGAGGCGCTGCTGCGCGCCCCGCACCCGACGCTGTCGCCGGGGGAGCGGGAGCTGATCGCCGCGTACGTGTCGGGGCTGAACGAGTGCCGGTTCTGCTGCGCCTCGCACTCGGCGTTCGCGGCGGCGCAGTTGCCCGCCGGGACGGCGCTGGTGGACCAGGTCCACGCGGACCCGGCCGGCGCGCCGATCTCGGGGAAGCTGCGGGCTTTGCTGCGGGTCGCCGCCGCCGTGCGGGAGGACGGCCGGAAGGTGACAGGGGAGCTGGTGGAGGCGGCCCGCGCCGAGGGTGCGACGGACCTGGAGCTGCACGACACGGTGCTGATCGCCGCCGCGTTCTGCATGTACAACCGGTACGTCGACGGGCTGGCGACGTTCGCCCCGGACGACCCGCAGGGGTACGCGCTGGCGGCGGAGCGCATCGTGCGCCACGGCTACGGGGCGAGCTGA
- a CDS encoding cation diffusion facilitator family transporter, protein MSEAEARSESVGTVMVAGAANLAIALAKLVAGLISGSAAMLSEAAHSVADTTTEVLLYLALRRGARPADVRHPFGYGKESYVWAFLAALFTFVAGAGFAITHGVTTILVHQHSGHYFVSYVVLAVSFLIETVSLGRAVRQIRREARRWRTTARRFLRLTPDTTVKAVFLEDTAALIGILLAGIGVALSQLTGDELYDGLASIAIGLLLLVLAIVLAKANISLLVGRSIPERLRHEVEQELAALPTVDRIDTLLTMQLGPEDILVAAKVDFHDDVTGADIETAADEAERRLTERYPEIAYVFLDPTPSRPGTRARHTRHTQEDPSA, encoded by the coding sequence ATGTCGGAAGCGGAAGCCAGGTCCGAGAGCGTCGGCACCGTCATGGTGGCCGGCGCGGCGAACCTCGCCATCGCCCTGGCCAAGCTGGTCGCCGGGCTGATCTCCGGCTCCGCGGCGATGCTCTCCGAGGCCGCGCACTCCGTCGCCGACACCACCACCGAGGTCCTGCTCTACCTCGCGCTGCGCCGCGGCGCGCGGCCCGCCGACGTGCGCCACCCCTTCGGGTACGGCAAGGAGAGCTACGTCTGGGCATTCCTCGCCGCCCTGTTCACCTTCGTCGCCGGGGCCGGCTTCGCCATCACCCACGGCGTGACCACCATCCTCGTGCACCAGCACAGCGGTCACTATTTCGTCTCCTACGTCGTGCTGGCCGTCTCCTTCCTGATCGAGACGGTCTCCCTCGGCAGGGCGGTACGCCAGATCCGCCGCGAGGCCCGCCGCTGGCGCACCACCGCCCGCCGCTTCCTGCGGCTCACCCCCGACACCACCGTCAAGGCCGTCTTCCTGGAGGACACCGCCGCCCTGATCGGCATCCTGCTGGCCGGGATCGGCGTGGCCCTGTCCCAGCTCACCGGCGACGAGCTCTACGACGGCCTCGCCTCCATCGCGATCGGCCTGCTGCTGCTGGTCCTGGCGATCGTCCTGGCCAAGGCCAACATCTCGCTGCTGGTCGGCCGGTCGATCCCCGAACGGCTGCGCCACGAGGTCGAGCAGGAACTCGCCGCGCTACCCACCGTCGACCGCATCGACACCCTGCTCACCATGCAGCTCGGCCCCGAGGACATCCTCGTCGCCGCCAAGGTCGACTTCCACGACGACGTCACCGGCGCGGACATCGAGACCGCCGCCGACGAGGCCGAGCGCCGCCTCACCGAGCGCTACCCCGAGATCGCGTACGTCTTCCTCGACCCCACCCCGTCGCGCCCCGGCACCCGAGCCCGCCACACCCGCCACACCCAGGAGGACCCCTCCGCCTGA
- the prcB gene encoding proteasome subunit beta yields the protein MAAGFDPSGRLPDVFTNAGTSSFTAFLSKVAPEMLPGRRPLPPGMAADLAPHATTIVAISAAGGVVMAGDRRATMGNLIAQRDIEKVHPADAYSLVGIAGTAGIGIELMRLFQVELEHYEKIEGAMLSLDGKANRLASMIRGNLGAAMQGLAVVPLFAGFDLAASDPAKAGRIFSFDVTGGPYEETGYDAVGSGSLFAKSALKKRFRAGLSVDDAARLAVEALYDAADDDTATGGPDLIRRIYPVVMTATAEGTHRLTDAETAAIAEAVVSGRTENPGG from the coding sequence TTGATCCATCCGGGCGTCTACCAGATGTGTTCACCAACGCGGGGACGTCCTCCTTCACAGCGTTCCTGAGCAAGGTGGCCCCCGAGATGCTGCCCGGCCGCCGGCCGCTGCCGCCGGGCATGGCCGCCGACCTGGCGCCGCACGCGACCACCATCGTGGCCATCTCGGCCGCCGGGGGCGTGGTGATGGCCGGCGACCGCCGGGCCACCATGGGCAACCTGATCGCCCAGCGGGACATCGAGAAGGTGCACCCGGCGGACGCGTACTCGCTGGTCGGCATCGCCGGCACGGCGGGCATCGGCATCGAGCTGATGCGACTGTTCCAGGTGGAGCTGGAGCACTACGAGAAGATCGAGGGCGCGATGCTCTCGCTCGACGGCAAGGCCAACCGGCTGGCCTCGATGATCCGCGGCAATCTCGGCGCGGCGATGCAGGGCCTCGCGGTCGTCCCGCTCTTCGCCGGCTTCGACCTGGCCGCCAGCGACCCGGCGAAGGCCGGCCGGATCTTCAGCTTCGACGTCACCGGCGGCCCGTACGAGGAGACCGGCTACGACGCGGTCGGCTCCGGCTCGCTGTTCGCCAAGTCGGCGCTGAAGAAGCGGTTCCGCGCCGGGCTGTCGGTCGACGACGCGGCGCGGCTCGCGGTCGAGGCGCTCTACGACGCGGCCGACGACGACACGGCGACCGGTGGCCCGGACCTGATCCGCCGGATCTACCCGGTGGTCATGACGGCGACGGCGGAGGGCACCCACCGACTCACCGACGCCGAGACGGCCGCGATCGCCGAGGCCGTGGTCTCCGGCCGGACGGAGAACCCGGGCGGCTGA
- a CDS encoding DUF3866 family protein, whose translation MVRWRSGTVTALRRAWTGAVELDVRLADGATMRALAYPELVGSPEPGDRVLLNAGALLMGLGTGGYALVVALPDRLPPDPPQAGDTRDAGHLVKARYTPLQPILLGVDEEASPHRDVLAAAEDLAGLPVVTADLHSALPAVLAGIRADAPDARVAYLLTDGGALPAWFSRTLAGLRDQLVGTVSVGQAFGGDLEATTVHSGLLAARHVLAADVVILAQGPGNLGTGTRWGYSGVAVGEAVNAVATLGGRPVGSLRISAADPRPRHRGVSHHSLTAYGRVALAPADLVVPDGLDPALARDVDAALAPLAARHRLVRVPTDGLDAALRASAVPLSTMGRGLDADHAYFLAAAAAGRHAAALIG comes from the coding sequence ATGGTGCGATGGCGGTCCGGAACCGTGACGGCCCTGCGGCGGGCGTGGACCGGGGCGGTCGAGCTGGACGTCCGGCTCGCCGACGGCGCGACGATGCGGGCCCTGGCGTACCCGGAGCTGGTCGGCTCGCCCGAGCCCGGCGACCGCGTCCTGCTCAACGCCGGCGCGCTGCTGATGGGCCTCGGCACCGGCGGGTACGCCCTCGTCGTGGCGCTGCCCGACCGGCTGCCCCCCGACCCGCCGCAGGCCGGCGACACCCGCGACGCCGGGCACCTCGTCAAGGCCCGCTACACCCCGTTGCAGCCGATCCTGCTCGGCGTCGACGAGGAGGCCAGCCCGCACCGGGACGTCCTCGCCGCCGCCGAGGATCTCGCCGGCCTGCCCGTGGTCACCGCCGACCTGCACTCCGCCCTCCCCGCCGTCCTCGCCGGGATCCGCGCCGACGCCCCCGACGCCCGGGTCGCGTACCTGCTCACCGACGGCGGGGCCCTGCCCGCCTGGTTCTCCCGCACCCTCGCCGGGCTGCGCGACCAGCTCGTCGGCACCGTCAGCGTCGGGCAGGCGTTCGGCGGGGACCTGGAGGCCACCACCGTGCACAGCGGCCTGCTGGCCGCCCGGCACGTGCTCGCCGCCGACGTGGTGATCCTCGCCCAGGGCCCCGGCAACCTCGGCACCGGCACCCGCTGGGGATACTCCGGCGTCGCCGTCGGCGAGGCCGTCAACGCCGTCGCCACCCTCGGCGGCCGGCCCGTCGGCTCGCTGCGCATCTCCGCCGCCGACCCCCGCCCCCGGCACCGCGGCGTGTCCCACCACAGCCTGACCGCGTACGGCCGGGTGGCCCTCGCCCCGGCGGACCTCGTGGTGCCCGACGGACTGGACCCGGCGCTGGCCCGCGACGTGGACGCCGCCCTCGCCCCGCTCGCCGCCCGGCACCGGCTCGTCCGGGTGCCCACGGACGGGCTCGACGCCGCGCTGCGCGCCAGCGCCGTGCCGCTGTCCACCATGGGCCGGGGGCTCGACGCCGACCACGCCTACTTCCTGGCCGCCGCCGCCGCCGGCCGGCACGCCGCCGCCCTGATCGGCTGA